The following are encoded together in the bacterium genome:
- a CDS encoding RecQ family ATP-dependent DNA helicase translates to MPSMPEFVVFDLETNADRPDSAEHEIIQIGAVRAGPAGEIDSFETLVRPDRKLPERITRLTGLVYADLAGAPAPEEALRQFFTWVGDRPMIAHNGLGYDFVVLDASAQAAGLKAPSGRRLDSLDLAHLVHPRAGAGIRGSDGSYPPAGRGLDDLAALYRIPGRDNHDALVDARMAHGIVLGLLEELGRPTPGRRLQRRVLGLVGHPWAGFVTVPGQTVALHEAVPRPTPLVPIEPTREFDIKKVVAAFLEGGVLMTAGRTPRPQQAVMAGMVSRAVSRSGSRAMIEAPTGTGKTLAYLVPAIEMARASGLKAVITPHSRVLQDQILATLEELETQIGPFSKVIMKGRENYISLKALDAELTGLEEETDQIPIHQETGLALAIICGWVAQTPSGDWADLRTAAIKGRLASLRLLRWKLRVADPPGPVRDPVDALDFCRRARDALRLCHVAILNHALLASDPGLGDGFNLIIDEAHDLEDSVTAAASRIVTGEELERLCVAVWDREQRRGLAARLASATGAGLGDRKIAAIRRAADHARAAVEAFGLPLTEYLRDRTGVTREEAARYGASYRIRRGVDTRHPSYRTVIQRERAMRNGLRRLVDSLDDFVVPKELRGRYRRYALEDEIARLGRELLEAEKLVGAVLWASTDLRLFDDETDPGTTEWINIAEVSFASPASATEETGEEDEPEDGSWLWALRRVPLSVAGMLSDLWKRSHSTVLTSATLRSGNSFDYLIRRLGIGSARTEVLDSPFERLPEQHLLLLTDYLPAPRGSLMDRFTETEAREIPRLCVASGGGAMALMTARARLHYVRDHARTHLAPLGLELLAQGDESSPALVERMRTDRSASLLGLRSFWEGVDVPGEALRLLIIEKIPFDSIGDPVVAARTDLLERQGEDPFARYIVPRAAIAFAQGVGRLIRTIDDEGVTVVLDNRLRRPVSYRDVLLGSLSGPPTRRDINTPEQAYRAITDHLRINLDDRRRERIDTIPGVRTLSQSALEVSAGAPLDREAVEDRLEAARQWLGFEAWRPGQHEIMTRFIEGEDVVAVLPTGSGKSVTYQIPALLSPGVTLIVSPLIALMRDQVDNLRARGITEAAAIYGGIGQAEQRDILRAAAAGYVKLLYVSPERLWSPMFRSWLEKVDIRRIAVDEAHCISLWGHSFRPEYAVIPRALSAISNERLPVLAVTATATPKVLDDISNLLELPDPARLSGSANRPEIRYFVERCVNTRDRDLRIAEVVEAFRRKSAIVYVPTPKDATRLSALLRIFGHRVRPYSGAMEYTEREHTEDAFRHGEIDVVVATKAFGLGIDKPDIALIVHLEMPASIEEYVQETGRVARGARDGTGPETGTAVLLVTPRDCRIHEYFIRSSVPELDTVYEVFQGLRPGLNFIDPAPPTERPDGRDGERDQTKALALHYLDGIGAVRRHRDFVLRGRVTLVEDTWPRFDEYRRRIPERAGRAGKVLRIAERVGGEYQWQSWQDRLGMTPREIETVLLELQKADVCDFTGWRFGWVFDRPDGVEPDRPRLRELLVSQRESVEQRAIRARELARGAPDCRRREMLAYLGEREPGFDTCGGCDACTPSLPRPWERIEIHTDQVQEAVQETATLSILILVDSVSRGQWSRTNLVRTLRGDGGGPHPLHRNLTLNSCFAQLAMLTTQQIQDRIDELIDEGILETAKPRDRNYETLRLTDRGRQVVRGRYAR, encoded by the coding sequence ATGCCTTCAATGCCGGAGTTCGTGGTCTTCGATCTGGAGACTAACGCCGATCGACCGGATTCGGCAGAACACGAGATCATCCAGATAGGTGCGGTTCGCGCCGGGCCCGCGGGCGAGATAGACAGCTTCGAAACTCTGGTGCGGCCGGATCGGAAGTTGCCGGAGCGGATCACCCGGTTGACCGGCCTCGTATACGCCGACCTGGCCGGCGCTCCTGCGCCCGAGGAGGCCCTACGGCAATTCTTCACCTGGGTGGGCGACCGCCCGATGATCGCCCACAACGGGCTGGGCTACGACTTCGTGGTGCTCGACGCCTCCGCACAAGCAGCCGGCCTCAAGGCGCCGTCCGGGCGCCGGCTCGACTCCCTGGACCTCGCCCATCTGGTCCACCCGCGGGCGGGTGCGGGCATCCGGGGATCGGACGGGAGCTATCCCCCGGCCGGACGGGGATTGGACGACCTCGCGGCTCTCTACCGGATCCCGGGCCGGGACAACCACGATGCCCTGGTGGATGCACGCATGGCCCACGGGATAGTGCTGGGCCTTCTGGAGGAACTCGGCCGGCCCACGCCCGGCCGCCGGTTGCAGCGCCGGGTCCTCGGTCTGGTCGGGCATCCCTGGGCCGGCTTCGTCACCGTACCCGGACAGACCGTTGCCCTCCACGAAGCGGTCCCCCGACCAACTCCGCTAGTGCCCATCGAACCCACCCGCGAGTTCGACATCAAGAAGGTCGTGGCGGCGTTCCTGGAGGGAGGCGTCCTCATGACCGCCGGAAGAACGCCGCGTCCCCAGCAGGCGGTGATGGCCGGCATGGTATCCAGGGCGGTCTCGCGCTCGGGATCGCGAGCGATGATCGAGGCGCCAACCGGAACCGGTAAGACCCTCGCCTATCTGGTCCCCGCCATCGAGATGGCTCGGGCCTCCGGCCTGAAGGCGGTGATCACCCCCCATTCGCGGGTGCTGCAGGACCAGATTCTGGCCACCTTGGAGGAGCTCGAAACCCAGATCGGGCCGTTCTCCAAGGTGATCATGAAGGGTCGGGAGAACTACATCAGCCTCAAGGCTCTGGACGCCGAGTTGACCGGCCTGGAGGAGGAGACCGATCAGATTCCCATCCACCAGGAGACCGGCCTGGCATTGGCGATCATCTGCGGCTGGGTGGCGCAGACGCCGAGCGGGGACTGGGCTGACCTTCGCACCGCGGCCATCAAGGGCCGGCTGGCGTCGCTGCGACTCCTCCGCTGGAAACTGCGCGTCGCCGACCCGCCCGGCCCGGTGCGCGACCCTGTCGACGCGCTGGATTTCTGCCGCCGCGCCCGCGATGCGCTCCGGCTTTGCCACGTGGCGATCCTCAACCACGCCCTGCTCGCCTCCGACCCGGGTCTCGGGGATGGCTTCAACCTCATCATCGACGAGGCCCACGACCTGGAGGACTCGGTAACTGCCGCCGCCAGCCGGATCGTGACCGGCGAAGAGCTCGAGCGCTTGTGCGTGGCCGTCTGGGACCGAGAGCAGCGCCGCGGGCTGGCGGCCAGGCTGGCGTCCGCCACCGGAGCCGGCCTCGGAGACCGCAAGATCGCGGCGATACGGCGAGCGGCCGACCATGCCCGCGCCGCGGTCGAGGCGTTCGGGCTTCCTCTCACCGAATACCTGAGAGATCGGACCGGCGTCACCCGTGAGGAGGCCGCTCGCTACGGCGCCTCCTACCGGATCCGTCGGGGTGTCGACACCCGCCACCCTTCCTACAGAACGGTCATCCAGCGGGAGCGGGCCATGCGCAACGGTCTCCGGAGGCTGGTCGACAGCCTCGACGACTTCGTGGTCCCGAAGGAGCTGCGCGGCCGCTACCGGCGGTACGCGCTTGAGGACGAGATCGCCCGGCTGGGCCGGGAGCTACTCGAGGCGGAGAAGCTGGTCGGCGCCGTGCTGTGGGCCTCGACCGACCTGCGCCTCTTCGATGATGAAACGGATCCCGGCACGACGGAGTGGATCAACATCGCCGAGGTCTCGTTCGCCAGCCCGGCATCGGCGACGGAGGAAACCGGAGAAGAGGACGAACCCGAGGATGGCAGTTGGCTGTGGGCTCTCCGGAGAGTCCCGCTCTCCGTGGCCGGCATGCTGTCGGATCTCTGGAAGCGCAGCCACTCGACCGTGCTCACCTCGGCAACGCTGCGGAGCGGGAACAGCTTCGACTACTTGATCAGGCGCCTCGGCATCGGCTCGGCCCGCACCGAGGTGCTCGACTCCCCCTTCGAGAGGCTCCCCGAACAGCATCTGCTGCTGCTCACGGACTACCTGCCCGCTCCCAGGGGCAGCCTGATGGACCGCTTCACCGAGACGGAGGCGCGCGAGATCCCGCGGTTGTGCGTGGCCAGCGGCGGGGGCGCCATGGCCCTGATGACAGCCCGGGCTCGGCTCCATTACGTCCGGGACCACGCCCGGACCCACCTGGCGCCCCTGGGACTTGAACTCCTCGCCCAGGGAGACGAGTCCTCCCCCGCCTTGGTGGAGCGCATGAGAACCGATCGGTCCGCCTCGTTGCTGGGTCTGAGATCGTTCTGGGAGGGGGTGGACGTTCCCGGAGAGGCATTGCGCCTACTGATCATCGAGAAGATCCCGTTCGACTCGATCGGCGATCCCGTGGTGGCCGCCCGGACGGACCTACTCGAGCGGCAGGGCGAGGACCCGTTCGCCCGGTACATAGTCCCGAGGGCCGCCATCGCGTTCGCCCAAGGAGTGGGGAGGCTGATCCGCACCATTGACGACGAGGGGGTCACCGTGGTGCTCGACAACCGGCTCCGGCGCCCGGTCAGCTACCGGGATGTGCTGCTCGGGAGCCTCTCCGGACCTCCTACGAGGAGAGACATCAACACTCCCGAACAGGCCTACCGGGCGATCACCGACCACCTTCGGATCAATCTCGATGACCGGAGGCGAGAACGAATCGACACCATTCCCGGTGTCCGCACCCTCTCCCAGAGCGCTCTCGAGGTCTCAGCCGGTGCACCACTCGACCGGGAGGCCGTGGAGGATCGCTTGGAAGCTGCACGCCAGTGGCTGGGCTTCGAGGCCTGGCGGCCCGGACAGCACGAGATCATGACCCGGTTCATCGAGGGTGAGGACGTGGTGGCGGTGCTTCCCACCGGATCGGGCAAGTCGGTCACCTACCAGATACCCGCTCTCCTCTCTCCTGGCGTGACGCTGATCGTCTCCCCGCTGATCGCCCTCATGAGGGACCAAGTCGACAACCTGCGAGCGAGAGGGATTACCGAGGCGGCTGCCATATACGGCGGGATCGGCCAGGCCGAGCAGCGCGACATCCTCCGCGCCGCGGCAGCCGGCTATGTCAAGCTGCTCTACGTCAGTCCGGAACGGCTGTGGTCGCCGATGTTCCGATCCTGGCTGGAGAAGGTGGACATCAGGAGGATCGCCGTGGACGAGGCCCACTGCATCTCCCTGTGGGGCCACTCCTTCCGGCCCGAGTACGCCGTTATCCCGCGCGCGCTCTCCGCTATCAGCAATGAACGGCTGCCCGTGCTGGCGGTGACCGCCACCGCCACACCGAAGGTCCTCGACGACATATCCAACCTCCTGGAACTCCCTGACCCCGCCCGTCTGTCCGGTTCCGCGAACCGGCCCGAGATCCGCTACTTCGTGGAGCGATGCGTGAACACGCGGGATCGCGATCTCCGCATCGCCGAGGTGGTCGAGGCGTTCCGCCGGAAGAGCGCCATCGTCTACGTCCCGACCCCCAAGGACGCCACCCGGCTGTCCGCCCTCCTGCGCATCTTCGGGCACCGGGTGCGCCCGTACAGCGGCGCGATGGAATACACCGAACGGGAACACACCGAGGACGCCTTTCGCCACGGTGAGATCGACGTGGTGGTGGCCACCAAGGCCTTCGGGCTGGGGATCGACAAGCCGGACATTGCCCTGATCGTGCATCTCGAGATGCCGGCCTCCATCGAGGAGTACGTACAGGAGACCGGCCGGGTGGCCCGAGGCGCCCGTGACGGCACCGGACCGGAGACCGGCACGGCCGTGCTTCTGGTCACCCCCCGGGACTGCCGTATCCATGAGTATTTCATCCGTTCGTCCGTCCCGGAACTCGACACCGTCTACGAGGTGTTCCAGGGCCTGCGCCCCGGTCTGAACTTCATCGATCCGGCACCGCCGACCGAGCGGCCGGATGGCCGGGACGGGGAGAGGGATCAGACCAAGGCGCTGGCCCTGCACTATCTCGACGGGATCGGCGCCGTCCGGAGGCACCGGGACTTCGTGCTCCGGGGCCGGGTGACCCTTGTCGAGGACACGTGGCCGCGATTCGACGAGTACCGACGCCGTATTCCGGAACGGGCCGGAAGGGCCGGAAAGGTGCTGCGGATCGCCGAGCGGGTGGGAGGCGAGTACCAGTGGCAGTCGTGGCAGGACCGCCTCGGCATGACGCCCCGGGAGATCGAAACGGTGCTCCTGGAGCTGCAGAAGGCGGATGTCTGTGACTTCACGGGTTGGAGGTTCGGATGGGTCTTCGATCGCCCGGACGGCGTGGAACCCGACCGGCCCCGCCTCCGCGAGCTGTTGGTCAGCCAGCGCGAGTCGGTGGAACAGCGGGCGATCAGAGCCCGAGAACTGGCCCGCGGTGCTCCCGATTGCCGGCGGCGCGAGATGCTGGCCTACCTGGGCGAGCGCGAGCCGGGCTTCGACACCTGCGGCGGATGCGACGCTTGCACGCCCAGCCTCCCCCGCCCGTGGGAGAGGATCGAGATACATACCGATCAGGTACAGGAGGCCGTCCAGGAAACCGCCACCCTCAGCATCCTGATCCTGGTCGACAGCGTCTCGCGAGGGCAGTGGTCCCGGACCAACCTCGTCCGGACGCTGCGGGGTGACGGCGGAGGACCGCACCCGCTCCATCGAAACCTGACACTGAACAGCTGTTTCGCGCAACTAGCGATGCTGACCACCCAGCAGATACAAGACCGGATCGATGAACTGATCGACGAGGGCATACTGGAAACGGCCAAGCCGCGGGATCGTAACTACGAGACGTTGCGGCTGACCGACCGGGGTCGCCAGGTGGTACGAGGGCGCTACGCCAGGTAA
- a CDS encoding AAA family ATPase: MAFLIPENIPSRSSVPDRLRHVARAARDFLPDETTVWLEAKDDKPPYLLVLDPGAGIVLLEAPRTPRPGRRPRWMRQVLREETIVSIREDIAERAGELRSRIDRSLVRSLPVCHVVAFPDHDRPVDGFEPSDNQAVLLGSDMNETRMRASIRRMLGAEVASPLSEQEENRVRAEINPRVVIDPQVLGSEPERGQTLPLFQEPDVAPEDIIRVMDRRQERLAEHMGWGYRMLRGVAGSGKTLVLTHRARFLHDTSPNYRILVLCYNRLLANALELMVGRSDRITVRNVDRLAYRLAGRPGRPGRLDFEEQRRRAVGAANRLPDSRRYDIVMVDEAQDFDHAGLDLAYAMLKASRRNLQPTSLDLRSYQAGHLVLALDSAQNVYRRSMTWNPPEMTARGRTTIFRRNYRNTRQILDLAWDFLDGSATGRSTGRPEEEWLIRPEASYRQGPAPRVLECGNLRDEARAMASEVVRLFSEGVDAKDIAVMYGHRDLQDELWDECRRQNLPYFHIQHKDRKPSEDRRDLAMSVHDRVRVSTIHGLKGLEFSRIVIGGVNQVYAHDVPEGEQTDAAKRLVYVGMTRAMDELVITYSGHGKIGPALRNAART, from the coding sequence ATGGCGTTCCTGATCCCCGAGAACATTCCCAGCCGGTCCAGCGTGCCCGATCGGCTCCGGCATGTGGCGCGGGCGGCGCGCGACTTCCTGCCCGACGAGACCACTGTCTGGCTCGAGGCGAAGGATGACAAACCGCCGTACCTCTTGGTGCTGGACCCGGGCGCCGGGATCGTTCTCCTGGAAGCGCCACGGACGCCCAGACCGGGCCGGAGGCCCCGTTGGATGCGCCAAGTCCTGAGAGAGGAGACGATCGTCTCCATAAGGGAGGACATCGCCGAGCGCGCCGGAGAGTTGCGATCCCGGATCGACCGGTCATTGGTCCGTTCGTTGCCGGTCTGCCATGTGGTGGCGTTTCCCGACCACGACCGGCCGGTCGATGGATTCGAGCCTTCCGACAACCAGGCCGTCCTGCTGGGATCCGATATGAACGAGACCCGCATGCGTGCGTCTATCAGGCGGATGCTGGGGGCCGAGGTCGCCTCTCCTTTGAGCGAGCAGGAGGAGAACCGGGTACGCGCCGAGATAAACCCTCGCGTGGTCATCGATCCGCAGGTGCTCGGGTCGGAACCGGAGCGCGGCCAAACCCTGCCCCTGTTCCAGGAACCCGACGTGGCTCCGGAGGACATCATCCGGGTCATGGACCGCCGGCAGGAAAGGCTGGCCGAGCATATGGGCTGGGGGTACCGGATGCTGCGCGGTGTGGCCGGGAGCGGTAAGACGCTGGTGCTGACCCACCGGGCCCGCTTCCTGCATGACACCTCCCCGAACTACCGCATCTTGGTGCTGTGCTACAACCGGCTGCTGGCCAACGCCCTCGAATTGATGGTCGGCCGGAGCGACCGCATCACCGTGAGGAACGTAGACCGGCTGGCGTACCGCCTGGCAGGAAGGCCCGGCAGGCCGGGCAGGCTCGACTTCGAGGAGCAAAGGCGGCGGGCGGTCGGAGCCGCCAACCGGCTGCCCGACTCCCGCCGGTACGACATCGTCATGGTCGATGAGGCCCAGGACTTCGATCATGCCGGCCTCGACCTGGCATACGCGATGCTCAAGGCGTCGCGGCGGAACCTCCAGCCCACCAGTCTCGATCTACGCTCCTACCAGGCCGGGCACCTCGTCCTGGCGCTGGACAGCGCCCAGAACGTCTACAGGCGGAGCATGACGTGGAACCCGCCCGAGATGACCGCCCGCGGACGCACCACGATCTTCCGGCGCAACTACCGCAACACGCGACAGATCCTGGATCTCGCCTGGGACTTCCTGGATGGATCCGCAACCGGGCGATCAACCGGGAGACCCGAGGAGGAGTGGTTGATCCGACCCGAGGCGAGTTACCGGCAAGGACCCGCTCCCAGAGTTCTCGAGTGCGGGAACCTTCGGGACGAAGCCCGGGCCATGGCTTCCGAAGTGGTGCGCCTCTTCTCCGAAGGGGTCGATGCCAAGGACATCGCCGTCATGTACGGACACCGGGACCTCCAGGACGAGCTGTGGGACGAGTGCCGGAGACAGAACCTTCCCTATTTCCACATCCAGCACAAGGACCGCAAGCCTTCCGAGGACCGCAGGGACCTGGCCATGAGCGTCCACGACAGAGTCCGGGTGTCGACCATCCACGGCCTCAAGGGGCTCGAGTTCAGCCGGATCGTGATCGGCGGCGTCAACCAGGTCTACGCCCATGATGTACCGGAGGGGGAGCAGACGGACGCCGCCAAGCGGCTCGTCTACGTGGGCATGACGAGGGCAATGGACGAGTTGGTGATCACCTACTCGGGCCATGGCAAGATCGGGCCCGCCCTCCGTAACGCCGCGCGAACGTAG
- a CDS encoding SDR family NAD(P)-dependent oxidoreductase, with amino-acid sequence MIEERFSMAGRRALVTGGGGGFGRAFCRILAEAGAEVIPVDIDRSAAEETASLVSGGGGRAWAIECDVADATAVEAMSERLAEAGPGLDVLINNAGNSPPSRRVADIPVQEWDDVIAVNLRSAFLCTRALIPMMLATESPSIVNIASVLGMRGFHPDVISQAGYAASKAGMIGLTLQTAADYGEFGLRANAVAPGWHLGTNLSKRAGNFATPEQEASLRRTIHERIPLQRASTAEELAPLVLYLASDASRFVSGAVMTHDGGWTAI; translated from the coding sequence GTGATTGAAGAGCGGTTCTCGATGGCCGGGCGGCGTGCATTGGTGACCGGTGGCGGTGGGGGGTTCGGTAGGGCCTTCTGCCGGATCCTGGCCGAGGCCGGCGCCGAGGTCATCCCGGTCGACATTGATCGGTCCGCCGCCGAGGAGACCGCCTCGCTCGTATCAGGGGGCGGTGGCCGGGCCTGGGCGATCGAATGTGACGTGGCGGATGCGACCGCTGTCGAGGCGATGTCCGAACGGCTGGCGGAGGCCGGCCCGGGCTTGGACGTGCTGATCAACAACGCCGGCAACTCCCCTCCGTCCAGGCGGGTGGCCGACATCCCCGTCCAGGAGTGGGACGACGTGATCGCGGTCAACCTGCGGAGCGCGTTCCTGTGCACCCGAGCGCTGATACCGATGATGCTGGCCACCGAGAGCCCGTCCATCGTGAACATCGCCTCGGTGCTCGGGATGCGGGGCTTCCATCCGGACGTCATCTCCCAGGCCGGATACGCCGCCTCCAAGGCAGGCATGATCGGACTCACCCTCCAGACCGCGGCCGACTACGGGGAGTTCGGGCTGCGCGCCAACGCCGTAGCCCCCGGCTGGCACCTCGGCACCAACCTGAGCAAGCGGGCCGGTAACTTCGCCACCCCCGAACAGGAGGCGAGCCTCCGGCGCACCATCCACGAGCGGATACCGCTCCAGCGAGCCTCCACCGCCGAGGAGCTCGCTCCCCTGGTCCTCTACCTGGCCAGTGACGCCTCCCGGTTCGTGAGCGGGGCGGTCATGACCCACGACGGCGGCTGGACGGCCATATGA
- a CDS encoding glucose 1-dehydrogenase codes for MTTAGGALEGRTAIVTGAAQGIGRRVAERFADEGAWVVIADIQGDLAHEVADSILGNGGRALAIRTDVADAESVARMAERTRRTVGTVDILVNNAADMAGLRRQPFDRITEAEWDRTMAVNVKGLWLMVRAVAGGMREAGYGKIINMSSDLVLSGVPGMAHYVGSKGAIWALTRTLAHELGPDGIRVNAVAPGFTETESALRLGGDAPVRSIARRALPRAETPDDLTGTMLYLASADSDFVTGQLIAVNGGSVLH; via the coding sequence ATGACGACCGCAGGCGGCGCCCTGGAGGGCCGGACGGCGATCGTGACCGGAGCGGCCCAGGGAATCGGCAGGAGGGTGGCCGAGCGGTTCGCCGACGAAGGGGCCTGGGTGGTCATCGCCGACATCCAGGGTGACCTGGCCCATGAGGTGGCCGACTCCATCCTCGGTAACGGAGGCAGGGCGCTGGCCATCCGGACCGACGTGGCGGATGCGGAGAGCGTGGCCCGCATGGCCGAACGCACCCGGAGGACAGTCGGCACGGTCGACATCCTGGTGAACAACGCCGCCGATATGGCAGGGCTTCGCCGGCAGCCATTCGACAGGATCACCGAAGCGGAGTGGGATCGGACGATGGCCGTCAACGTAAAGGGCCTGTGGCTGATGGTCCGAGCCGTGGCCGGGGGTATGCGGGAGGCCGGATACGGAAAGATCATCAACATGTCCTCCGATCTGGTGTTGTCGGGAGTGCCCGGAATGGCGCATTACGTGGGTTCTAAGGGCGCGATCTGGGCGCTGACCAGAACCCTTGCGCACGAGCTGGGACCCGACGGGATCAGGGTGAACGCGGTGGCGCCCGGCTTCACCGAGACCGAATCAGCTCTCCGCCTCGGTGGGGATGCGCCGGTGCGGAGCATCGCCCGGCGGGCGCTTCCCAGGGCCGAGACACCTGACGACCTCACCGGCACGATGCTCTACCTGGCGTCTGCGGACTCGGACTTCGTGACCGGCCAGTTGATCGCCGTGAACGGAGGATCCGTCCTCCATTGA
- a CDS encoding amidohydrolase family protein, translating into MIVDGHVHLSDDPDPTRGWPPFTADDLISIMDEKLPIPGGSRVIDRAAVMPMLGPTQRADLSFREQHRPVIEAVRKYPDRLVGTFMLNPHLGVDAGLAELRRLVAEDGFRMVKLHPTAHAYWPKAREFTDPVLEEAALLDIPVLIHTGDPPFAVPALMEPLAADHPGTTVILAHLGTQKIGYADDAINVARHCDNVYLETGWGHQPRVAEAVLAIGAGRMVFGSDCPVQDPYSQLRIIETLTRDGPLGINLSESDMEAIMGNNLARLLHL; encoded by the coding sequence TTGATCGTAGACGGACATGTGCATCTCAGTGACGATCCGGATCCGACCAGAGGCTGGCCTCCGTTCACAGCCGACGACCTGATCTCCATCATGGACGAGAAGCTCCCGATACCGGGTGGCTCCCGGGTGATCGACCGGGCGGCGGTCATGCCGATGTTGGGTCCCACCCAGCGGGCCGATCTCAGCTTCCGTGAGCAGCACAGGCCGGTGATCGAAGCGGTTCGCAAGTACCCCGACCGGCTCGTGGGGACATTCATGCTCAATCCTCATCTGGGTGTGGACGCCGGCCTGGCCGAACTGAGGCGGCTGGTGGCCGAGGACGGGTTTCGCATGGTGAAGCTGCACCCGACCGCTCACGCCTACTGGCCCAAGGCCCGCGAATTCACCGATCCGGTTCTGGAGGAGGCCGCTCTGCTGGACATTCCGGTCCTGATACACACGGGCGATCCACCGTTCGCGGTCCCGGCACTGATGGAGCCCTTGGCCGCCGACCATCCGGGCACGACGGTGATCCTGGCTCATCTCGGGACCCAGAAGATCGGGTACGCGGACGACGCCATCAATGTGGCTCGCCACTGCGACAACGTGTACCTGGAGACCGGGTGGGGCCATCAGCCGAGGGTTGCCGAAGCGGTCCTCGCGATCGGCGCCGGCCGCATGGTGTTCGGCAGCGACTGCCCGGTGCAGGATCCATACAGCCAGCTACGCATAATCGAGACCCTCACCAGGGACGGTCCGCTCGGGATCAACCTGAGCGAATCGGACATGGAAGCCATCATGGGGAACAATCTGGCCCGGCTCTTGCATCTCTGA
- a CDS encoding M20 family metallopeptidase, giving the protein MPDLRAAAQHLYPDLVDLRRMLHRFPERGNHLPETRRIVLEALEGLPLDIVAHQTTSGIVAVLEGDHPGPVTLLRADMDALPVTEETGLEFASLHDGFMHACGHDLHTAMLVGAARVLSSMKSDLAGTVLFMFQPGEEGFAGARFMLEEGLLDTAEDRPSGAFAIHVNTWTRTGMVLHRKGPQLASDDEVRVTIRGKGGHASAPHLSYDPIPVAAEIVLATQTAITRRINVFDPGVITFATVDAGTTHNVIPETALLVGTIRAVSDSTRLQLHALIERVAPNIAAAHGVEAEVEIDLGYPVTVNDPDHTTWVDTVARNTLGDDHVVWMDSPFMGAEDWGFVLQEVPGTMSFLGACPPQLEPGRAAGLHSNRAVFDEEAMISGTALHAAVALSRAMSEE; this is encoded by the coding sequence GTGCCCGACCTCCGAGCAGCCGCCCAGCACCTGTACCCGGACCTGGTCGACCTGCGCCGAATGCTCCACCGATTCCCCGAGCGAGGCAACCACCTCCCCGAGACCCGCCGGATCGTGCTCGAAGCACTCGAAGGCCTACCCCTCGACATCGTGGCGCACCAGACCACCAGCGGGATCGTGGCGGTACTGGAGGGTGACCACCCCGGCCCGGTCACCCTGCTCCGGGCCGACATGGACGCCCTCCCGGTGACGGAAGAGACCGGCCTGGAGTTCGCCAGCCTCCACGACGGGTTCATGCACGCCTGCGGGCACGATCTGCACACCGCCATGCTGGTCGGGGCGGCCCGGGTGCTGTCCTCCATGAAGTCCGACCTGGCAGGCACGGTGCTGTTCATGTTCCAGCCCGGCGAGGAAGGCTTCGCCGGGGCGCGGTTCATGCTCGAGGAGGGTCTGCTCGACACGGCGGAAGACCGGCCCTCGGGCGCCTTCGCCATCCACGTCAACACCTGGACCCGCACCGGCATGGTGCTCCACCGCAAGGGCCCGCAACTCGCTTCGGACGACGAGGTCCGGGTCACGATCCGGGGCAAGGGAGGCCACGCCTCCGCCCCCCACCTCTCCTACGATCCGATTCCGGTGGCCGCGGAGATCGTCCTCGCCACGCAGACCGCCATCACCCGCCGGATCAACGTCTTCGATCCGGGCGTGATCACCTTTGCCACCGTCGACGCCGGGACCACCCACAACGTGATCCCCGAGACCGCCCTGCTGGTCGGAACGATCCGAGCCGTCTCCGACAGCACCCGCCTCCAACTTCACGCCCTGATCGAACGGGTGGCCCCGAACATCGCCGCGGCCCACGGCGTGGAGGCCGAGGTCGAGATCGACCTGGGATATCCCGTAACCGTCAACGACCCCGACCACACCACCTGGGTGGACACCGTGGCCCGGAACACGTTGGGCGACGACCACGTGGTATGGATGGATTCGCCGTTCATGGGCGCCGAGGACTGGGGATTCGTGCTGCAGGAGGTACCCGGGACCATGTCGTTCCTCGGGGCGTGCCCTCCCCAGCTGGAACCGGGCCGGGCAGCCGGCCTCCACTCCAACCGGGCCGTGTTCGACGAGGAGGCGATGATCAGCGGCACGGCTCTGCACGCCGCAGTGGCCCTCTCGCGCGCGATGAGCGAGGAGTAG